A part of Haloarchaeobius sp. HME9146 genomic DNA contains:
- the purQ gene encoding phosphoribosylformylglycinamidine synthase I: MTVAIIRFGGSNCDRDALGALTDLDIDAEIVWHEDGLPEDTTGIMLPGGFSYGDYLRAGAMAARSPVMNEVRELASDGVPVLGVCNGAQVGCESGLTEGAFTTNASARFQCEHVYLRVERADTPWTEGYEEGEVIQLPIAHGEGRYEVDEDRLTQLETEDRILFRYCDETGELTEDANPNGSKHNVAGILGEHDSVAVLMPHPERAALEDIGGIDGRPLLRGFARAVAE; encoded by the coding sequence ATGACCGTCGCCATCATCCGCTTCGGCGGCTCGAACTGCGACCGCGACGCCCTGGGCGCGCTCACCGACCTCGATATCGACGCCGAGATCGTCTGGCACGAGGACGGCCTCCCCGAGGACACGACGGGCATCATGCTCCCCGGTGGCTTCTCCTACGGGGACTATCTCCGTGCCGGCGCGATGGCGGCCCGCTCCCCCGTGATGAACGAGGTCCGCGAACTCGCCAGCGATGGCGTGCCCGTCCTCGGCGTCTGCAACGGCGCGCAGGTGGGCTGTGAGTCCGGGCTCACCGAGGGCGCGTTTACCACGAACGCGAGCGCCCGCTTCCAGTGCGAACACGTCTATCTCCGCGTCGAGCGCGCGGACACCCCCTGGACCGAGGGGTACGAGGAAGGCGAGGTCATCCAGTTGCCCATCGCCCACGGTGAGGGCCGCTACGAGGTCGACGAGGACCGTCTCACCCAGCTGGAGACCGAGGACCGAATCCTCTTTCGCTACTGCGACGAGACCGGCGAACTGACCGAGGACGCCAACCCGAACGGGTCGAAGCACAACGTCGCCGGTATCCTCGGCGAGCACGACTCGGTCGCCGTCCTGATGCCCCATCCCGAGCGCGCGGCGCTGGAAGACATCGGCGGTATCGACGGTCGCCCCCTCCTTCGGGGGTTCGCCAGAGCCGTCGCGGAGTAG
- a CDS encoding GNAT family N-acetyltransferase, with protein MTPDVRGVESVDDIWAAEDVNRAAWTSAFADVFSPRVLATGGAAASEPYIRARYEVVRDHPGFVVASDGADVVGYAYADWTDTASFVGDDEAELVELYVHPDHWGRGIGTRLLDAIGEALPADRTALVLTTPEANDIGCAFYEARGFSLREQRTGMVGGERVPTVVYARYLPW; from the coding sequence ATGACACCCGATGTCAGGGGCGTCGAGTCGGTCGACGACATCTGGGCCGCCGAGGACGTGAACCGCGCGGCGTGGACGAGCGCCTTCGCGGACGTGTTCTCGCCCCGCGTGCTCGCCACGGGCGGTGCGGCCGCCAGCGAGCCCTACATCCGTGCCCGGTACGAGGTGGTGCGGGACCACCCCGGCTTCGTCGTGGCGAGCGATGGTGCGGACGTGGTCGGCTACGCCTACGCCGACTGGACCGATACCGCCTCGTTCGTCGGCGACGACGAGGCCGAACTCGTCGAGCTGTACGTCCACCCCGACCACTGGGGCCGGGGTATCGGGACCAGACTGCTCGACGCCATCGGTGAGGCGCTGCCCGCCGACCGGACCGCGCTGGTGCTCACGACGCCCGAAGCGAACGACATCGGCTGTGCGTTCTACGAGGCACGCGGGTTCAGCCTCCGGGAGCAGCGAACCGGCATGGTCGGCGGCGAGCGCGTCCCGACGGTGGTGTACGCCCGCTACCTCCCGTGGTGA
- a CDS encoding VanZ family protein, which yields MNRGSRAADRPWLPVLAWAGVVLVASVIDPPGSGGGGTAGLLAFDKVFHALGYATLAVLVARAVRPRVLRSGLLVVTGVALFGFGVEVVQWPLPFRTFSLADAAVNGLGAMVGVAVWAGYTWGQKRASR from the coding sequence ATGAATCGCGGTTCGCGGGCAGCCGACCGCCCCTGGCTTCCGGTTCTGGCGTGGGCTGGCGTCGTCCTGGTCGCGTCGGTTATCGACCCACCGGGGAGCGGTGGTGGGGGAACAGCCGGTCTCCTCGCGTTCGACAAGGTGTTCCACGCGCTGGGATACGCGACGCTGGCCGTCCTCGTGGCACGGGCGGTCCGTCCCCGCGTCCTGCGTTCCGGTCTCCTCGTCGTCACCGGTGTCGCCCTGTTCGGCTTCGGCGTCGAGGTCGTCCAGTGGCCACTCCCGTTCCGGACGTTCAGCCTCGCCGATGCCGCGGTCAACGGGCTGGGAGCGATGGTCGGTGTCGCGGTGTGGGCTGGCTACACCTGGGGACAAAAGAGGGCGTCTCGCTGA
- a CDS encoding ATP-binding protein yields MADSTKILTSGGRVGDALAATYDVVRSADPTTADLGAVDCAVVDAAAVPAIRGQTATLPVIAVVPTSADAATVIEDGATDVVRADAPDAVVVARVKSVLAGTTGDTVTSTEQRLDVLLERTTDFDALDAESEIYEHAISVARTVLDLDACSICRTEDGELRPVATVARRLHPASFHATGEGIAGRTIETGTTQLVDDVRADADAKPTAEDYRAVLSVPLGDDGVFQAISTTNGAFSAADRELAELLVASVEHALERVRFEDMVTRERDRFAALFQNVPDAALQYTFVDGEPYIDRVNSAFVRLFGYDPDTAVGQSVADLIVPESDGAETLYAAVDGGKRLDQEVVRLTEDGERPFLLRSVPISTEDDEPTGYFIYTDIADMKARERRLTRQNERLDAFASVVSHDLRNPLSVARGYTETAYDGDDPSLLPDVLVELDRMDQMIHELLTLAREGDIVGETEPVSLGDAAREAWSHVETADATLSVGDDVTLEADADRLEELFENLFRNTIEHAGDAATVVVGKTPDGFYVADDGPGIPDEQKEAVLEMGYTTATGGTGFGLGIVSEIATAHGWSVAVTDSENGGCRFEFRTD; encoded by the coding sequence GTGGCAGATTCGACGAAGATTCTGACCAGCGGCGGCCGGGTCGGCGACGCGCTCGCGGCGACGTACGACGTCGTCCGCAGCGCCGACCCGACGACGGCCGACCTCGGCGCCGTCGACTGCGCGGTCGTGGACGCGGCCGCCGTCCCCGCCATCAGGGGACAGACGGCGACGCTCCCGGTCATCGCGGTCGTCCCCACGTCGGCCGACGCCGCCACCGTCATCGAGGACGGCGCGACCGACGTCGTCCGAGCGGACGCGCCGGACGCCGTCGTCGTGGCTCGCGTCAAGTCCGTCCTCGCCGGGACGACCGGCGACACCGTCACCTCGACCGAGCAGCGCCTCGACGTGCTCCTCGAACGGACGACCGACTTCGACGCGCTCGACGCCGAGAGCGAGATATACGAGCACGCCATCTCGGTCGCCCGGACCGTCCTCGACCTCGACGCCTGTTCCATCTGCCGGACGGAGGACGGCGAACTCCGCCCGGTCGCGACCGTGGCCCGCCGACTCCACCCCGCCAGTTTCCACGCGACCGGGGAGGGCATCGCTGGCCGGACCATCGAGACGGGGACGACACAGCTGGTCGACGACGTGCGGGCCGACGCGGACGCAAAACCGACCGCCGAGGACTACCGGGCGGTCCTCTCGGTCCCGCTCGGCGACGACGGCGTCTTCCAGGCCATCTCGACGACCAATGGGGCGTTCTCGGCGGCCGACCGCGAGCTGGCGGAGCTCCTCGTGGCGAGCGTCGAGCACGCACTCGAACGGGTCCGCTTCGAGGACATGGTCACCCGCGAACGCGACCGGTTCGCCGCGCTGTTCCAGAACGTGCCCGATGCGGCGCTCCAGTACACCTTCGTGGACGGCGAACCGTACATCGACCGGGTGAACTCCGCGTTCGTCCGCCTGTTCGGCTACGACCCCGACACGGCCGTCGGGCAGTCCGTCGCGGACCTCATCGTCCCGGAGTCGGACGGGGCGGAGACGCTGTATGCGGCCGTCGACGGTGGGAAGCGACTCGACCAGGAGGTCGTCCGCCTCACCGAGGACGGGGAACGCCCGTTCCTCCTCCGGAGCGTCCCCATCTCGACCGAGGACGACGAGCCGACCGGCTACTTCATCTACACCGACATCGCCGACATGAAGGCACGCGAGCGCCGGCTCACCCGCCAGAACGAGCGCCTGGACGCGTTCGCCTCGGTGGTGAGCCACGACCTGCGCAACCCCCTGAGCGTCGCCAGGGGCTACACCGAGACCGCCTACGACGGCGATGACCCGTCCCTCCTGCCCGACGTGCTGGTCGAACTCGACCGGATGGACCAGATGATACACGAACTCCTCACGCTCGCCCGCGAGGGCGACATCGTCGGCGAGACCGAACCGGTCTCGCTCGGCGACGCGGCCAGAGAGGCCTGGTCACACGTCGAGACGGCCGACGCGACGCTCTCGGTGGGCGACGACGTGACGCTGGAGGCGGACGCCGACCGACTGGAAGAACTGTTCGAGAACCTCTTTCGCAATACGATAGAGCACGCGGGCGACGCCGCGACGGTCGTGGTCGGGAAGACGCCGGACGGCTTCTACGTCGCCGACGACGGGCCCGGCATCCCGGACGAGCAGAAGGAGGCGGTGCTGGAGATGGGGTACACGACCGCCACGGGCGGGACCGGGTTCGGGCTCGGTATCGTCTCCGAGATCGCGACCGCCCACGGCTGGTCGGTCGCCGTGACCGACAGCGAAAACGGCGGGTGTCGCTTCGAGTTCCGGACCGACTAG
- a CDS encoding PAS domain S-box protein translates to MTDGGTRVLVVGFTPDEANQMLPTPPERVVTAADTATALDAVTSDGAIDCVVSDYQLPDGDAFDLYDALSDGTDTVPFLLYTAEGDETVAGRALAAGMDAYVPASDGVDTLQSRLAAALDSEAATVDRDRLELVYEQAPLAIVESDPDGNVAAWNDGATDLFGHTRAEALGENLIDLVVPPEERAVVREVCERNLSRAAVDVNVNGNVTKDGDRLTCEWYNTSLTDEDGNIVGSLSFVQNVTDRVGRRETVEDLQAMSRELIRIEERERVAEFAVEAARSVLDQTYTAVLLYDECEDVLVPAATTDEAEAMLADTDEFDGDKSLTWEVFASGEATIINERANERTLLPEDSGMQSTLVVPLGDHGVLAFADEGPDGFDQTEAHLAGILASTTTAALDRSAQGEELRRQQAIVEAAGDAVFALDEDAYFRTVNDAMTELTGYDRESLLDMPASEILDAEYLERGRTELLDLIDDDDRDSTTFEVEVQTADGDRVPCEATLALLPDESSFDGTAVVVRDITERKRMADELVEQKRKIENLHGVASDLDDCETEAEIWDLTVEAAEGILDFDICGVDRVEGEYLVSAGISSEIEPQGYKKRSHVSDGIAGKTHRTGRSFLIDDIQGDNEATPEHRTYRSLLSVPIDDKGVFQAVSDEVAGFDESDLELAELLASHVADAIEQLQFEAQLLNERDLFAALFENVPDPVVYAHHTDDEPVIQEVNAAFERVFGYKQAEIAGEPLDDLIVPPDRHAESDYINERSQAGELVEQEVKRRTTDGLRDFLMTVVPVEFDAKNPRTFGVYTDITERKERQKRVEILNRVLRHDLRNGMNIIRGSAEMLADVVEGTTAVGYAETILSRADDLVSLAEKTRAVERTLDRDHTATGPVDLHESVQTAISRLTREYPQATITTDLPEDAAVRADDLLRTAIYHVIENALQHNDTDDPHVHVTALQDEGSDQFLRLSVADNGPGIPEEERALIAEEQEITQLRHASGLGLWLVNWVVTQCGGWLSFEDNDPRGTVVTMTVPLAVADETVQPADD, encoded by the coding sequence ATGACGGATGGTGGAACACGCGTCCTCGTCGTCGGCTTCACGCCGGACGAGGCGAATCAGATGCTGCCCACGCCCCCAGAACGCGTCGTGACCGCGGCGGACACCGCGACCGCACTCGACGCTGTAACGAGCGATGGCGCAATCGACTGCGTCGTCAGCGACTACCAGCTCCCCGACGGCGACGCCTTCGACCTCTACGACGCGCTTTCCGACGGCACCGACACCGTCCCGTTCCTCCTCTACACCGCCGAGGGCGACGAAACGGTTGCCGGTCGCGCCCTCGCCGCCGGGATGGACGCCTACGTGCCCGCCAGCGACGGCGTCGACACCCTGCAGTCCCGACTCGCTGCCGCACTCGACTCGGAGGCGGCCACGGTCGACCGGGACCGCCTCGAACTCGTCTACGAGCAGGCACCACTCGCCATCGTCGAGTCCGATCCCGACGGGAACGTCGCCGCCTGGAACGATGGTGCGACCGACCTGTTCGGCCACACCCGCGCCGAAGCCCTCGGCGAGAACCTCATCGACCTGGTCGTCCCCCCGGAGGAACGCGCAGTCGTCCGGGAGGTGTGCGAACGGAACCTCTCGCGGGCCGCCGTCGACGTCAACGTCAACGGGAACGTGACGAAAGACGGCGACCGGCTCACGTGCGAGTGGTACAACACGTCCCTGACCGACGAGGACGGGAACATCGTCGGCTCGCTCTCGTTCGTCCAGAACGTGACCGACCGGGTCGGCCGCCGGGAGACCGTCGAGGACCTCCAGGCGATGTCGCGCGAACTCATCCGCATCGAAGAACGCGAGCGCGTCGCCGAGTTCGCGGTCGAGGCCGCCCGCAGCGTGCTCGACCAGACGTACACGGCAGTGTTGCTGTACGACGAGTGCGAGGATGTCCTGGTCCCCGCAGCCACTACCGACGAGGCCGAAGCCATGCTGGCCGATACCGACGAGTTCGACGGCGACAAGAGCCTCACCTGGGAGGTGTTCGCGTCGGGTGAAGCGACCATCATCAACGAACGCGCCAACGAGCGGACGCTGCTTCCCGAGGACTCGGGCATGCAGAGCACGCTGGTCGTCCCGCTCGGCGACCACGGCGTGCTCGCGTTCGCCGACGAGGGCCCCGACGGGTTCGACCAGACCGAGGCGCACCTGGCCGGCATCCTCGCGTCGACCACGACGGCGGCTCTCGACCGGAGCGCCCAGGGCGAGGAACTCCGCCGCCAGCAGGCCATCGTCGAGGCCGCCGGCGACGCCGTCTTCGCGCTCGACGAGGACGCCTACTTCCGGACAGTCAACGACGCGATGACCGAGTTGACCGGCTACGACCGCGAGTCGTTGCTCGACATGCCCGCCTCGGAGATACTCGACGCCGAGTACCTCGAACGGGGGCGGACCGAACTCCTCGACCTCATCGACGACGACGACCGCGATTCGACCACCTTCGAGGTCGAGGTGCAGACCGCGGACGGGGACCGCGTCCCCTGCGAGGCCACCCTCGCCCTCCTGCCCGACGAGTCGAGCTTCGACGGCACCGCCGTCGTGGTCCGGGACATCACCGAACGAAAACGCATGGCGGACGAACTCGTCGAGCAGAAACGCAAGATAGAGAACCTCCACGGGGTCGCCTCGGACCTCGACGACTGCGAGACTGAGGCCGAGATATGGGACCTCACCGTCGAGGCGGCCGAGGGCATCCTCGATTTCGACATCTGTGGCGTCGACCGCGTCGAGGGCGAGTACCTCGTCTCGGCCGGCATCTCCTCCGAGATAGAGCCACAGGGCTACAAGAAGCGCTCGCACGTCTCCGACGGCATCGCGGGCAAGACACACCGCACCGGCCGGTCGTTCCTCATCGACGATATCCAGGGCGACAACGAGGCCACGCCCGAGCACCGGACCTACCGGTCGCTGCTGTCGGTCCCCATCGACGACAAGGGCGTCTTCCAGGCCGTCTCTGACGAGGTCGCCGGGTTCGACGAGTCCGACCTCGAACTCGCCGAACTCCTGGCGAGCCACGTCGCCGACGCCATCGAACAACTGCAGTTCGAGGCGCAACTGCTGAACGAGCGCGACCTGTTCGCGGCCCTGTTCGAGAACGTCCCCGACCCGGTGGTCTACGCCCATCACACGGACGACGAGCCCGTCATCCAGGAGGTGAACGCGGCGTTCGAGCGCGTCTTCGGGTACAAGCAGGCAGAGATCGCGGGCGAGCCGCTCGACGACCTCATCGTGCCGCCGGACCGCCACGCCGAGTCGGACTACATCAACGAGCGCTCGCAGGCCGGTGAACTGGTCGAACAGGAGGTGAAACGTCGGACGACGGACGGTCTCCGTGACTTCCTGATGACCGTCGTCCCGGTCGAGTTCGACGCGAAGAACCCCCGCACGTTCGGCGTCTACACCGACATCACCGAGCGCAAGGAGCGCCAGAAGCGCGTCGAGATACTGAATCGCGTCTTGCGACACGACCTGCGCAACGGGATGAACATCATCCGTGGCTCGGCCGAGATGCTCGCGGACGTGGTCGAGGGGACGACCGCCGTCGGCTACGCCGAGACCATCCTCAGCCGGGCGGACGACCTCGTCAGCCTCGCCGAGAAGACCCGGGCGGTCGAGCGCACGCTGGACCGCGACCACACGGCCACCGGCCCGGTCGACCTCCACGAGAGCGTCCAGACCGCCATCTCGCGGCTCACCCGGGAGTACCCGCAGGCGACCATCACCACCGACCTCCCCGAGGACGCCGCGGTCCGCGCCGACGACCTGCTCCGGACCGCCATCTACCACGTCATCGAGAACGCACTCCAGCACAACGACACCGACGACCCACACGTCCACGTCACGGCGCTCCAGGACGAGGGGTCGGACCAGTTCCTGCGACTCTCCGTCGCCGACAACGGCCCCGGCATCCCGGAGGAAGAGCGCGCACTCATCGCGGAAGAACAGGAGATAACGCAGCTCAGACACGCCAGCGGGCTCGGCCTCTGGCTGGTCAACTGGGTGGTCACGCAGTGTGGCGGCTGGCTGTCGTTCGAGGACAACGACCCGCGCGGGACCGTCGTCACCATGACGGTCCCGCTCGCGGTCGCCGACGAGACCGTGCAACCGGCCGACGACTGA
- a CDS encoding aldehyde ferredoxin oxidoreductase family protein has translation MTDIGGFQDHVARVDLSSGDVNYEGIDDEDAKKYIGARGLGVKYVFEQGADVDPLGPDNLLAFMNGPLTGTQTVMSGRIAVCTKSPLTNTVTDSHHGGWSGARLKWAGFDGLLFEGQADDPVYAVIEDGELELHDASDLWGKTVHETRDTLEERHEGSYGKNMSMMAIGAGGENEVRYACIVNEDDRASGRGGTGCVMGNKNLKAILIKSGTKMPKPKDPDTFQKGHQQAMQAIQESDVTAPNEGGLSMYGTNVLMNITEEMDGLPTRNGKYTSTSSEAEADPSEPNIDSEKVSGENVRENILVDEPTCHSCPVACKKEVEVTYTHKGQDMNVRGESYEYESAFALGPNSMNDDRDSIAVMIDLCNQHGIDTIETGNMIAMAMEMTEEGKLDDLGEGVEWGDKEAMIDLITDIANRDGELADLLAGGANHVAEEMDAHDNSLAVKGETIPAYDPRCMKGMGIGYATSNRGACHLRGYTPSAEILGVPEKVDPYEWEGKGQLTATFQDLHCISDSFDICKFNAFAEGIEEYVLQWNGITGLEWTEDDLLEAGERIYNLERYYNNLVGFDGDDDSLPERFLEDGVRGQGASEGEYCELEEMKAEYYEHRGWVDGVVPDEKLDDLGIDIGPGTGVSSGDSAAPADD, from the coding sequence ATGACAGACATCGGTGGCTTCCAGGACCACGTCGCACGGGTCGACCTGTCCTCGGGAGATGTGAACTACGAGGGTATCGACGACGAAGACGCCAAGAAGTACATCGGGGCCCGCGGCCTCGGTGTGAAGTACGTGTTCGAGCAAGGGGCAGACGTGGACCCGCTCGGGCCGGACAACCTTCTCGCGTTCATGAACGGCCCACTCACGGGCACACAGACGGTGATGAGCGGGCGAATCGCGGTCTGTACGAAATCACCGCTGACGAACACCGTCACGGACAGCCACCACGGCGGCTGGTCCGGCGCCCGCCTCAAGTGGGCCGGCTTCGACGGCCTCCTGTTCGAGGGCCAGGCCGACGACCCGGTGTACGCCGTCATCGAGGACGGCGAACTCGAACTCCACGACGCCAGCGACCTCTGGGGCAAGACCGTCCACGAGACGCGTGACACGCTCGAAGAGCGCCACGAGGGCAGCTACGGCAAGAACATGTCCATGATGGCCATCGGGGCCGGTGGCGAGAACGAGGTCCGCTACGCCTGTATCGTCAACGAGGACGACCGCGCCTCGGGCCGCGGCGGCACCGGCTGCGTGATGGGCAACAAGAACCTCAAGGCCATCCTCATCAAGTCGGGCACGAAGATGCCCAAGCCGAAGGACCCCGACACCTTCCAGAAGGGGCACCAGCAGGCCATGCAGGCCATCCAGGAGTCCGACGTGACCGCCCCGAACGAGGGCGGCCTCTCGATGTACGGGACGAACGTCCTGATGAACATCACCGAGGAGATGGACGGGCTGCCGACGCGGAACGGAAAGTACACCTCGACGAGTTCCGAGGCCGAGGCGGACCCGAGCGAGCCCAACATCGACTCCGAGAAGGTCTCCGGCGAGAACGTCCGCGAGAACATCCTCGTGGACGAACCGACGTGTCACTCCTGCCCGGTCGCCTGTAAGAAGGAGGTCGAGGTCACCTACACGCACAAGGGCCAGGACATGAACGTCCGCGGGGAGTCCTACGAGTACGAGTCGGCGTTCGCGCTCGGCCCGAACTCGATGAACGACGACCGCGACTCCATCGCCGTGATGATCGACCTCTGCAACCAGCACGGCATCGACACCATCGAGACCGGGAACATGATCGCGATGGCGATGGAGATGACCGAAGAGGGCAAGCTCGACGACCTCGGCGAAGGCGTCGAGTGGGGCGACAAGGAGGCGATGATCGACCTCATCACCGACATCGCGAACCGCGACGGCGAACTCGCGGACCTGCTCGCCGGCGGCGCGAACCACGTCGCCGAGGAGATGGACGCCCACGACAACTCGCTGGCCGTCAAGGGCGAGACCATCCCGGCCTACGACCCGCGCTGCATGAAGGGTATGGGCATCGGCTACGCGACCTCGAACCGCGGTGCCTGCCACCTGCGTGGCTACACGCCGTCGGCCGAGATCCTGGGCGTCCCCGAGAAGGTCGACCCCTACGAGTGGGAGGGCAAGGGCCAGCTCACCGCGACCTTCCAGGACCTGCACTGCATCTCGGACTCCTTCGACATCTGCAAGTTCAACGCCTTCGCGGAAGGCATCGAGGAGTACGTCCTGCAGTGGAACGGCATCACCGGCCTCGAGTGGACCGAGGACGACCTCCTCGAAGCCGGCGAGCGCATCTACAACCTCGAACGCTACTACAACAACCTCGTCGGCTTCGACGGCGACGACGACTCGCTGCCGGAGCGCTTCCTCGAGGACGGCGTCCGCGGCCAGGGAGCCAGCGAGGGCGAGTACTGTGAGCTCGAGGAGATGAAGGCCGAGTACTACGAGCACCGCGGCTGGGTCGACGGCGTCGTCCCGGACGAGAAGCTCGACGACCTCGGCATCGACATCGGCCCGGGGACCGGCGTCAGCTCCGGCGACTCGGCCGCACCGGCAGACGACTGA
- a CDS encoding helix-turn-helix domain-containing protein: MRDPSGADEPEFQAVVDALDDEDCHDIIESLTEAMTASEISESCDIPLSTTYRKLDLLTEASLLKEETQLRSDGRHTSMYRVDFENVAIMLTDEHTLDLRIERPPEKPEERLASMWKEVRKET, translated from the coding sequence ATGCGCGACCCGTCCGGGGCCGACGAGCCTGAGTTCCAGGCGGTCGTCGACGCCCTCGACGACGAGGACTGCCACGACATCATCGAATCGCTCACCGAGGCGATGACCGCGAGCGAGATCTCCGAGTCGTGTGACATCCCCCTGTCGACGACCTACCGGAAGCTCGACCTCCTCACGGAGGCGTCGCTCCTCAAGGAGGAGACGCAGCTCCGTTCGGACGGTCGCCACACCTCGATGTACCGGGTCGACTTCGAGAACGTTGCTATCATGCTCACGGACGAACACACACTCGACTTGCGGATCGAACGGCCGCCGGAGAAACCGGAAGAACGCCTCGCCTCGATGTGGAAGGAGGTGCGCAAGGAGACATGA
- a CDS encoding archaeosine biosynthesis radical SAM protein RaSEA, translating to MSKPTPEVYEKGKGMDAHNKVMRDIRAKKDKTYDPHEPTRVWLDEDNTPSGVYQSLTIILNTGGCRWARAGGCTMCGYVAESVEGGSVSHEALMDQIQVCLDHEAEEADEKSGLIKIYTSGSFLDEREVPAETRQAIAETFGDRERIVVESLPDFVTEAKLDEFVEQGLDTDVAVGLETATDRVRHDCVNKYFDFADFEDACAEAVAADAGVKAYLLMKPPFLSEPEALEDMQSSVRRCAAVEGCHTVSMNPCNVQRYTMVDDLFFRGGYRPPWLWSVARVLESTADEDVIVVSDPVGHGSERGPHNCGECDDRVQKAIKDFDLRQDPTVFEQVSCECEATWEHVLENETTFNMPLVE from the coding sequence ATGAGCAAGCCCACGCCCGAGGTCTACGAGAAGGGCAAGGGGATGGACGCGCACAACAAGGTGATGCGCGACATCCGCGCCAAGAAGGACAAGACGTACGACCCGCACGAGCCGACGCGGGTCTGGCTGGACGAGGACAACACGCCCAGTGGCGTCTACCAGTCGCTGACCATCATCCTCAACACGGGCGGCTGTCGCTGGGCCCGCGCCGGCGGCTGCACGATGTGTGGCTACGTCGCGGAATCGGTCGAGGGCGGCTCCGTCTCCCACGAGGCGCTGATGGACCAGATACAGGTCTGTCTCGACCACGAGGCCGAGGAAGCAGACGAGAAGTCGGGCCTCATCAAGATCTACACCTCCGGGTCGTTCCTCGACGAGCGCGAGGTCCCGGCCGAGACCCGCCAGGCCATCGCGGAGACGTTCGGCGACCGCGAGCGCATCGTCGTCGAGTCGCTCCCGGATTTCGTGACCGAGGCGAAACTCGACGAGTTCGTCGAGCAGGGTCTCGACACCGACGTGGCCGTCGGCCTCGAGACCGCCACCGACCGCGTCCGTCACGACTGCGTGAACAAGTACTTCGACTTCGCGGACTTCGAGGACGCCTGCGCCGAGGCCGTCGCCGCCGACGCCGGCGTGAAGGCCTATCTCCTGATGAAGCCGCCGTTCCTCTCGGAGCCGGAGGCACTCGAGGATATGCAGTCCTCGGTCCGGCGCTGTGCCGCCGTCGAGGGCTGTCACACCGTCTCGATGAACCCGTGTAACGTCCAGCGCTACACCATGGTCGACGACCTGTTCTTCCGCGGTGGCTACCGGCCGCCGTGGCTCTGGTCGGTCGCCAGGGTGCTCGAATCGACCGCCGACGAGGACGTCATCGTCGTCTCGGACCCGGTCGGCCACGGCTCCGAGCGCGGCCCGCACAACTGCGGCGAGTGCGACGACCGGGTGCAGAAAGCCATCAAGGACTTCGACCTGCGCCAGGACCCGACCGTCTTCGAGCAGGTCTCCTGCGAGTGCGAGGCGACGTGGGAGCACGTCCTCGAGAACGAGACGACGTTCAACATGCCGCTGGTCGAATAG